From a region of the Sporosarcina ureilytica genome:
- the secA2 gene encoding accessory Sec system translocase SecA2 has protein sequence MLSIFKRSKRTSERQLRKYRKIVNQINKLESEYEALSDVQLQAMTDSFKDRLQNGETLQAIIPEAFAVVREASKRVLDMRPYDVQLIGGIVLAEGDIAEMPTGEGKTLVAAMPSYVRALEGKGVHVITVNDYLAKRDFEQIGQIHRYLGLSVGLNIPMMQPDEKQKAYQADITYGVGTEFGFDYLRDNMVRNTEERVQRPYHFAIIDEVDSVLVDEAKTPLIIAGKMEADADLHEVSARLAKRFKQGVDFDFDEETKATSLTDTGIEKVEQAFGIGNLYELEHQTLYHYVIQAVRARVIFKRDVDYIVKDDKIELVDLFTGRIMEGRTLSDGLHQAIEAKEGVPTTEENKAQAQITIQNYFRMYPTLCGMTGTAKTQEKEFREVYGMDVIQIPTNKPIARIDQPDLVFETIDQKYTAMAKEVAERNKKGQPVLVGTTSILQSEKVGEYLNKLKLSYNLLNAKSVEQEIHLISQAGQHGQITVATNMAGRGTDIKLGEGVPEIGGLFVLGTEKHESRRIDNQLRGRSGRQGDPGESQFFLSLEDEMFTRFAKEEVEKVKPRVRSDESGLILTANVHELTERTQRIVEGVHFSMREYNLKLDDVINDQRNVIYSLRDKVLAGENLFEELKTMLNELVEFVVYESCPNNMSSEDWNFEQIEQTMNSILPNPITIPREISGTKEIFQVLEQPLAELLLYMEEFSNDERVIQAIPQVMLAHIDATWVKHLEAMTRLKEGIGLRSYSQEDPMRIYQREGLEIFGTHFQKLRRNIAQEIIHFIN, from the coding sequence TTATTCCTGAAGCATTTGCGGTTGTAAGGGAGGCATCCAAAAGAGTACTTGATATGCGTCCTTATGACGTTCAACTTATCGGTGGAATCGTTCTCGCTGAAGGAGATATCGCAGAAATGCCTACTGGTGAAGGTAAAACCCTTGTCGCTGCCATGCCTTCTTACGTTCGTGCACTCGAAGGTAAAGGTGTACACGTGATTACAGTAAACGATTATTTAGCTAAACGAGACTTTGAACAAATCGGTCAAATTCATCGTTATTTAGGATTATCTGTCGGACTCAATATTCCTATGATGCAACCAGATGAAAAGCAAAAAGCTTATCAAGCAGATATTACGTATGGTGTAGGAACAGAGTTTGGCTTTGATTACTTACGCGACAACATGGTGCGCAATACTGAAGAAAGAGTTCAACGTCCTTATCATTTTGCTATAATCGATGAAGTGGATAGTGTCCTCGTTGACGAAGCAAAAACGCCATTAATTATTGCAGGTAAAATGGAAGCCGATGCAGACCTACATGAAGTTTCCGCACGTCTTGCAAAACGCTTTAAACAAGGAGTCGATTTCGACTTCGACGAAGAGACAAAAGCCACTTCTTTAACCGATACCGGTATCGAAAAGGTTGAACAAGCATTTGGCATTGGCAACCTCTATGAACTCGAGCACCAGACACTTTATCACTATGTCATTCAAGCTGTACGCGCTCGAGTTATTTTCAAACGGGATGTTGATTATATTGTTAAAGACGATAAAATCGAACTCGTTGATTTATTTACGGGAAGAATTATGGAAGGCCGTACATTGTCAGATGGATTGCACCAAGCAATCGAGGCAAAAGAAGGCGTTCCAACTACGGAGGAAAATAAGGCTCAAGCGCAAATTACCATTCAAAACTATTTCCGCATGTACCCAACTCTGTGCGGTATGACTGGGACTGCGAAAACACAAGAGAAGGAATTTCGTGAAGTGTATGGAATGGATGTTATCCAAATTCCAACTAACAAGCCTATTGCCCGTATCGATCAACCAGATCTTGTATTCGAAACCATTGATCAAAAATATACAGCGATGGCAAAAGAAGTTGCTGAGCGTAACAAAAAAGGACAACCTGTACTCGTTGGTACAACTTCGATACTGCAATCAGAAAAAGTGGGAGAATATTTAAACAAACTAAAGTTATCCTATAATTTATTAAACGCAAAAAGTGTTGAGCAAGAAATTCACTTAATTTCTCAAGCCGGACAACACGGACAAATTACCGTTGCGACGAATATGGCAGGACGCGGTACAGATATCAAACTGGGTGAAGGCGTTCCTGAAATAGGTGGCCTCTTCGTCTTAGGAACTGAAAAACATGAGAGTCGTCGAATTGACAACCAACTTCGCGGCCGCTCCGGAAGACAAGGTGACCCAGGAGAAAGCCAATTTTTCCTTTCACTTGAAGATGAAATGTTTACAAGGTTCGCCAAAGAAGAGGTTGAAAAAGTTAAACCTAGAGTGCGCTCTGATGAATCAGGACTGATTCTAACGGCTAATGTTCATGAACTGACCGAACGCACACAGCGTATTGTTGAAGGCGTTCATTTCTCTATGCGTGAATATAATTTAAAATTAGACGACGTCATTAACGATCAACGAAATGTAATTTATTCGCTTCGTGATAAAGTGCTAGCTGGTGAAAACCTATTCGAAGAACTCAAAACGATGTTGAATGAATTGGTTGAATTTGTAGTATATGAAAGTTGCCCTAATAATATGAGTAGTGAGGATTGGAATTTTGAACAAATCGAACAAACGATGAATTCTATATTACCAAATCCGATAACGATTCCTCGTGAAATAAGCGGGACGAAGGAGATTTTCCAAGTCCTAGAGCAACCACTTGCTGAATTATTATTATACATGGAAGAATTCTCGAATGATGAACGTGTCATTCAAGCGATTCCGCAAGTAATGCTTGCGCACATCGACGCTACTTGGGTGAAACACCTTGAAGCTATGACACGTCTAAAAGAAGGGATTGGGCTTCGCTCTTATTCACAAGAAGATCCAATGCGTATCTACCAACGAGAAGGACTTGAAATTTTCGGCACGCATTTCCAAAAACTTCGACGAAATATTGCCCAAGAAATAATTCATTTTATTAACTGA
- a CDS encoding glucosamine-6-phosphate deaminase yields MNGLKFIKVNNPDEGSENLFNFIKEALEKNELHVIGLATGGTMIPVYKKWVESDLDFSDVTTFNLDEYVGISDDNPNGYAYFMNEHLFSKKKFKKVNTLNGLAENLEEECQRFEDLLLANPLDIQILGVGENGHIAFNEPGTPFDSVTHVAKLTPSTLEVNSRFFKPGEQVPNTALTMGITSILRAKKIVLLAFGEKKRAALTKLAEGKVDTDWPITKLLEHDDVTIITDLDI; encoded by the coding sequence ATGAATGGTTTAAAGTTTATTAAAGTGAATAATCCTGATGAAGGGTCAGAAAATCTGTTTAATTTCATTAAGGAAGCACTTGAAAAAAACGAACTGCATGTCATAGGTCTAGCCACAGGTGGTACGATGATTCCAGTGTATAAGAAATGGGTAGAATCTGACCTTGACTTCTCAGACGTCACAACATTCAATTTGGATGAGTATGTGGGCATTTCTGATGACAATCCAAATGGCTATGCATATTTTATGAATGAACATTTATTTAGTAAAAAGAAATTTAAAAAAGTGAATACATTAAACGGATTAGCGGAAAACTTAGAAGAAGAGTGTCAGCGATTTGAAGACTTACTTCTAGCCAATCCATTAGATATTCAAATCCTTGGTGTTGGGGAAAATGGGCATATTGCATTTAATGAGCCAGGGACACCTTTCGACTCCGTGACCCATGTGGCAAAGCTCACGCCGTCTACATTGGAAGTGAATAGCCGCTTCTTTAAACCTGGTGAACAAGTACCTAATACGGCGTTGACAATGGGAATTACATCTATTTTACGTGCGAAAAAAATTGTGTTATTAGCTTTCGGGGAGAAAAAACGAGCTGCACTTACTAAGTTAGCAGAAGGAAAAGTGGATACGGATTGGCCGATTACTAAGTTACTAGAACATGATGATGTCACGATTATTACAGATCTTGATATTTGA